One Glycine max cultivar Williams 82 chromosome 3, Glycine_max_v4.0, whole genome shotgun sequence DNA window includes the following coding sequences:
- the LOC100787541 gene encoding uncharacterized protein: MGCFLHCFGSSKSTKPRRKAQHHHHRIARDRLEQPTACCSVQDYSETVVLSTASQEVQAKPLEQINVSPKKKVTFDVNVKTYEPEPDEVADYQLVRSEEGREESAFVEKLSQTKSYSEVSSVTSARSYPTNHRYHSCTCSDDEDGAMEYWDSDVTDEDEDDDDDGDSDMGEEYDEVEEDFEDGIVYSRSRNGANQVVVGEVESPIPMHDKDLKSIGLNSNVRDRSVYVNPLLNPVENLTQWKTVKAKRAPPLVSQKENLVLNQESRAAFGAETETPKKLNREIAVDASLSNWLGSSETTPVVSKGLYAGTPERSSSSSQGSNSVVSHEDRPILGALTVEELKHFSASSLPRKSPRDEMMPIIGSVGSYWNCGGYAEDSGSANRVRSRKGYI, encoded by the exons ATGGGTTGTTTTCTTCATTGCTTTGGTTCCTCCAAAAGCACAAAACCTAGGCGCAAGGCACAACATCACCACCAT CGAATTGCTAGAGACAGGTTGGAGCAACCTACGGCGTGTTGTTCTGTTCAGGATTACTCCGAAACAGTGGTACTTAGCACTGCATCACAAGAAGTCCA GGCTAAACCTTTGGAGCAGATAAACGTGAGCCCTAAAAAGAAAGTAACTTTTGATGTCAATGTGAAAACGTACGAGCCCGAGCCTGATGAAGTTGCTGATTACCAACTTGTGAGAAGTGAAGAGGGTAGAGAGGAAAGTGCTTTTGTTGAAAAGTTAAGCCAAACAAAGTCTTACTCTGAAGTAAGTTCGGTGACTTCAGCGAGGTCTTACCCTACAAACCATAGGTACCACAGTTGCACGTgtagtgatgatgaagatggAGCAATGGAGTATTGGGATAGTGATGTTACTGATGAGgatgaggatgatgatgatgatggtgatagTGACATGGGAGAAGAGTATGATGAAGTGGAAGAGGATTTTGAAGATGGAATAGTGTACTCAAGGTCAAGAAATGGTGCTAATCAAGTGGTTGTTGGAGAGGTGGAAAGTCCAATTCCAATGCATGATAAGGATCTGAAGTCAATTGGGTTGAACTCCAATGTTCGAGATAGGAGTGTGTATGTTAATCCTTTGCTGAACCCTGTGGAGAACCTCACTCAATGGAAAACAGTTAAAGCTAAAAGGGCACCCCCATTGGTGTCTCAGAAGGAGAATTTGGTTTTGAATCAAGAGTCTAGAGCTGCATTTGGAGCAGAAACAGAAACACCAAAGAAGTTGAACCGGGAAATTGCAGTTGATGCTAGCCTTTCGAATTGGTTGGGTTCATCAGAAACTACACCTGTTGTTAGCAAGGGTTTGTATGCGGGTACCCCGGAGAGGAGCAGCAGCAGTTCACAAGGCTCAAATTCAGTGGTGAGCCATGAAGATAGGCCTATTTTAGGTGCATTGACAGTTGAAGAGCTCAAACATTTTTCGGCTTCTTCTTTGCCAAGAAAATCACCAAGGGATGAGATGATGCCCATTATAGGCAGTGTTGGGAGCTACTGGAATTGTGGGGGCTATGCTGAGGATTCTGGCTCAGCAAACCGAGTAAGATCAAGAAAAGGGTACATTTGA